A window of Lentibacillus sp. Marseille-P4043 contains these coding sequences:
- a CDS encoding sugar phosphate isomerase/epimerase family protein, with protein MKLGVFTVLFAGKTFEEMLDYVCDAGLQAVEIGTGGNPGNDFCALDELLESEDKRKAYLEKVHSRGLTISAFSCHDNPISPNKEQANNAHETFVKTVKLAELMNVPVVNTFSGTPGSDEDAKYPNWPVTPWPTEYSDILKWQWEEKLIPYWKEQGKFAKDHGVKIGLELHAGFLVHTPYTMLKLREATNDAIGANLDPSHLWWQGIDPVAAVKILGKANAIHHFHAKDTYIDQDNVNMYGLTDMQPYSSVQTRGWSFRSVGYGHSSQEWSNIVSALRTYGYDYVISIEHEDPIMSIDEGFSQAVKNLKAVNIQEKPADMWWA; from the coding sequence ATGAAATTGGGTGTATTTACGGTTTTGTTTGCGGGGAAAACATTTGAGGAAATGCTTGATTATGTGTGTGATGCTGGATTACAGGCGGTTGAAATTGGTACAGGTGGAAACCCTGGTAATGATTTTTGCGCGCTTGATGAATTACTTGAAAGCGAAGATAAACGGAAAGCGTACTTGGAAAAGGTGCATTCTCGTGGGTTAACAATTAGTGCTTTCAGCTGCCATGACAATCCAATTTCGCCAAACAAGGAACAAGCAAACAATGCGCATGAAACATTTGTCAAAACCGTTAAACTTGCCGAATTAATGAATGTGCCAGTTGTAAATACATTTTCAGGAACGCCTGGGTCTGATGAGGATGCCAAATATCCAAATTGGCCCGTAACACCATGGCCAACGGAGTATTCGGATATTTTGAAATGGCAATGGGAAGAAAAACTTATTCCGTATTGGAAAGAGCAAGGAAAATTTGCTAAAGATCATGGTGTTAAAATCGGTTTGGAACTTCATGCGGGATTTTTGGTACATACGCCATATACGATGCTTAAATTAAGAGAAGCAACAAATGATGCAATCGGTGCTAACCTGGATCCGAGTCATCTATGGTGGCAAGGAATTGATCCAGTAGCTGCGGTAAAAATTTTAGGAAAAGCAAATGCAATCCATCATTTTCATGCAAAAGACACGTACATCGATCAAGATAATGTGAATATGTATGGTTTGACGGATATGCAGCCATATTCCAGCGTGCAAACACGTGGTTGGAGTTTTCGTTCGGTAGGTTATGGCCACAGCAGTCAAGAATGGTCCAACATTGTTAGTGCACTGCGAACTTATGGCTATGATTATGTGATCAGCATTGAACATGAAGATCCAATTATGTCAATTGATGAAGGGTTTAGCCAGGCTGTTAAAAACTTAAAAGCAGTTAATATACAAGAAAAGCCAGCCGATATGTGGTGGGCTTAA
- a CDS encoding sugar phosphate isomerase/epimerase family protein, producing the protein MKPIPIALQMFTLREESQHDFPGTLKRVADLGFDGVELAGYGGLTAKEVRNLLDNLGLQVAASHVPLDDLKNDLDKVIEEQKILGNHYVVCPYLPPDARTETDYHDLISLLNYAGEKCQSEGITLCYHNHDFELKHLADGRMALEAILDDTNSANVKAEFDIYWLAKSGENPVEWINRYQGRTPLVHLKDMTTDGEQFFAELGTGGVDIDAVLDKGDEANVKWWIIEQDESHRTPFESVKISIDYLKRQLAD; encoded by the coding sequence ATGAAACCAATTCCGATAGCATTGCAAATGTTTACATTACGTGAAGAAAGTCAGCACGATTTTCCCGGTACATTGAAACGTGTCGCAGATCTTGGCTTTGATGGGGTTGAACTTGCTGGATATGGTGGATTGACTGCAAAAGAAGTAAGGAATTTGTTGGACAATTTAGGACTTCAGGTAGCTGCGAGTCATGTCCCGTTAGACGATTTAAAAAATGATCTAGACAAAGTGATTGAAGAACAAAAAATATTGGGAAACCACTATGTCGTCTGCCCATACTTACCGCCGGATGCTCGAACGGAAACAGATTATCACGATCTCATTTCCTTGTTAAATTATGCAGGGGAAAAATGTCAGTCTGAAGGCATCACACTTTGTTACCACAATCACGATTTTGAATTGAAACATTTGGCTGATGGCAGAATGGCTCTGGAGGCTATTTTAGATGATACAAATTCTGCAAATGTCAAAGCTGAATTTGATATTTACTGGCTTGCGAAATCAGGTGAAAATCCAGTGGAATGGATCAATCGCTACCAAGGCCGTACACCACTTGTACATTTAAAAGATATGACAACAGACGGGGAACAATTTTTTGCCGAGCTTGGAACGGGTGGCGTTGATATTGATGCAGTCCTAGATAAAGGGGACGAAGCGAATGTAAAGTGGTGGATCATCGAACAAGATGAAAGCCACAGAACCCCATTTGAAAGTGTGAAAATTAGCATAGACTATTTGAAACGACAGCTTGCAGACTAG
- a CDS encoding HAD family hydrolase gives MIKGIIFDFDGLIFDTETLQYQVINEIFQENGSELPLSRWQEEIGTHTGFMPFQYLEKQINRKVNQQELERKFNDHFQAKLAVEKARPGVEDYLKEAEQLNLKIGLASSSNFKWVSNHLKQLNLYEYFQCIKTSDDVEFVKPDPALYVKAAQCLGLKAEECLVFEDSANGALAAKKAGMHCVVVPNDVTRAMDFCKVEHKLTSMADVSLKELLGIVDIR, from the coding sequence ATGATAAAAGGTATTATTTTTGATTTTGATGGGTTAATTTTTGACACAGAAACATTGCAATACCAAGTTATAAATGAGATTTTCCAGGAGAATGGCAGTGAGCTTCCTCTTTCTAGATGGCAAGAGGAGATCGGTACTCATACTGGGTTTATGCCATTTCAATACTTGGAAAAACAGATTAATAGAAAAGTAAATCAGCAGGAACTGGAGAGAAAATTTAATGATCATTTTCAGGCAAAACTAGCTGTAGAAAAGGCAAGGCCGGGTGTTGAGGACTATTTGAAAGAAGCTGAACAACTTAACTTGAAAATTGGATTAGCTTCAAGCTCTAATTTTAAATGGGTGTCGAATCACTTGAAGCAGCTTAACTTATACGAATATTTTCAGTGCATCAAAACCTCTGATGATGTTGAATTTGTAAAGCCCGATCCAGCATTATATGTAAAAGCTGCACAATGTTTGGGTTTAAAAGCTGAGGAATGTCTCGTTTTCGAGGATTCCGCCAATGGTGCTTTAGCTGCTAAAAAGGCAGGAATGCATTGCGTGGTTGTCCCAAATGATGTGACAAGAGCCATGGATTTTTGTAAGGTGGAACATAAACTAACATCCATGGCAGATGTGAGTTTGAAGGAGTTACTAGGAATTGTTGATATACGATGA
- the araD gene encoding L-ribulose-5-phosphate 4-epimerase, producing MLEDLKQVVLEANLALPKHHLVTFTWGNVSGISREDQLIAIKPSGVPYDELKKADMVVVDLDGNIVEGNLNPSSDTPTHLVLYQNFPEIGGVVHTHAPWSTSWAQAGRGIPSLGTTHGDYFYGTVPCTRAMTEAEINGAYEHETGNVIVETFQELDPNQVPGALVHSHAPFTWGKDPNEAVHNAVVLEEVAKMALQTYQLNPNASPMNQALLDKHYLRKHGAKAYYGQEK from the coding sequence ATGTTAGAAGATTTAAAGCAAGTAGTGTTAGAGGCCAATCTTGCATTACCAAAGCATCACTTAGTAACTTTTACATGGGGAAATGTAAGCGGTATCAGCAGAGAAGACCAGCTTATCGCTATTAAACCTAGTGGGGTTCCATATGATGAATTAAAAAAGGCAGATATGGTTGTAGTTGATTTGGATGGGAATATCGTTGAAGGGAATTTGAATCCGTCATCGGACACACCAACACATCTCGTTTTATATCAAAACTTCCCGGAAATCGGTGGTGTTGTCCATACACATGCACCATGGTCAACAAGCTGGGCACAAGCGGGGAGAGGTATACCATCATTAGGAACAACACATGGTGATTATTTTTACGGTACAGTTCCGTGTACAAGGGCGATGACGGAAGCAGAAATTAACGGGGCTTATGAGCATGAAACTGGAAATGTTATTGTCGAGACTTTTCAAGAACTCGATCCGAACCAAGTACCTGGAGCGCTTGTTCATAGTCATGCCCCGTTTACATGGGGAAAAGATCCAAACGAGGCAGTTCATAATGCCGTTGTTTTGGAGGAAGTTGCGAAGATGGCTTTACAAACATATCAATTAAATCCAAATGCTTCACCCATGAACCAAGCGCTTCTAGATAAACATTATTTAAGAAAACATGGTGCAAAAGCATATTACGGACAAGAGAAATAA